One Artemia franciscana chromosome 15, ASM3288406v1, whole genome shotgun sequence genomic window carries:
- the LOC136036381 gene encoding juvenile hormone epoxide hydrolase 2-like, protein MVNKGVVFSTAVVTTAAFFAYCFRSTAKLPKLKDEWWGEEKELDTRIIEFTIAVDDEILEDLNRRLELPLRSIPTLNGAAFSYGVSQSAMKKIHHFWRNDYDWRKHESMLNIYPSFKTQIEGLNIQFQRATPSLQENVKVYPLLLLHGWPGSIVEFQKLLPLLLKPHKGIVFEVIVPSLPGYGWSEGAVKPGLGPAEMGQIMVKLMDRLGYKKFFVQGGDWGAIIVSNMAAFFPERLLGLHLNMAIINTPMASLKAFIGSFFPSLVIEKEHQHLLYPLSEKLETLLRETGYLHLQATKPDTLGVGLDNSPLGLAAYIIEKFSTWTNKTWMYKEDGGLTEKFTMDELLTNVMVYWVTNSITSSVRLYREQFADPFKYPIDSIPCSVPTGIAAFPEEIFVQPQFMLKERFKNIVRFRYMPRGGHFAAFEEPQLLAEEIFETFKLAL, encoded by the exons ATGGTAAACAAAGGTGTTGTGTTTTCGACTGCAGTTGTCACAACTGCTGCATTTTTTGCTTATTGTTTTCGATCTACAGCAAAATTGCCGAAGCTGAAAGATGAATGGTGGGGAGAAGAGAAAGAATTGGATACTCGAATAATTGAATTTACTATTGCAGTTGATGATGAG ATTCTTGAAGACTTGAACAGACGGCTTGAGCTACCCCTTCGTTCCATACCGACTTTGAACGGTGCTGCGTTTTCGTATGGCGTTTCTCAGTCAGCCATGAAAAAGATTCATCATTTCTGGCGGAATGACTACGATTGGCGTAAACACGAATCGATGCTTAATATCTATCCAAGTTTCAAAACTCAAATAGAAGGTTTGAATATACAGTTTCAAAGAGCTACTCCCAGCCTACAAGAAAATGTTAAAGTTTACCCTTTGCTATTACTTCATGGCTGGCCCGGTTCAATAGTAGAATTTCAAAAGCTTCTGCCTCTGCTTCTGAAGCCCCATAAGGGTATTGTATTTGAGGTTATAGTTCCTTCATTGCCTGGCTATGGATGGTCAGAAGGAGCAGTCAAACCTGGGTTGGGTCCAGCAGAGATGGGCCAAATTATGGTGAAATTAATGGACAGACTCGgctataaaaagttttttgttcaaGGAGGAGATTGGGGTGCTATTATAGTATCAAACATGGCTGCTTTTTTCCCTGAAAG GCTGCTTGGACTTCACCTGAATATGGCCATTATTAACACACCTATGGCTTCACTAAAGGCCTTCATTGGATCATTTTTCCCCTCTTTAGTGATTGAAAAGGAACATCAACATCTACTGTATCCATTAAGTGAAAAACTGGAGACTCTTCTTCGAGAAACTGGGTATTTGCATCTTCAAGCAACAAAGCCTGATACTCTAG gTGTTGGACTTGATAACTCTCCTCTTGGACTTGCTgcatatattattgaaaaattttccacatggaCAAATAAAACATGGATGTACAAGGAAGATGGTGGTTTAACTGAAAAATTTACCATGGATGAGCTCCTGACAAATGTGATGGTTTACTGGGTGACAAATTCTATAACTTCTTCTGTGAGATTATACAGGGAGCAGTTTGCTGATCCCTTCAAATATCCAATTGACAG CATTCCCTGCTCTGTCCCAACCGGAATTGCTGCCTTTCCAgaagaaatatttgtgcaaccACAATTCATGTTGAAGGAACGTTTCAAGAATATTGTGAGGTTCCGTTATATGCCCAGGGGAGGCCATTTTGCTGCATTCGAAGAGCCCCAGCTACTTGCAGAAGAAATTTTTGAGACTTTTAAGTTAGCATTGTAA